The following DNA comes from Diceros bicornis minor isolate mBicDic1 chromosome 7, mDicBic1.mat.cur, whole genome shotgun sequence.
AGAGAAATTTCATGAGTAAAtgcaagcaaaaggaaaaaagttgaGAATTATAGCTTTGAGGAACTTGGTATGCAAAATTCTCATGTAAATGAGGCAGCTACATGATGTGTCAGTGATTTAGCTTagtttaaattacaaattcaggGAGCATGATAATGTATTTACTCCCATTATGCTTTGGGATTTATACATGACTGGACACCCAAACCATAAATTTCCAAGTTTTCCAAATcgtttttttaaagaatagtaCCAAAACCCCACTTCTCAACACTCTACTACAACTGTCTATGAGAGAATAGATGAAAAATCGCTCGACGAATCTGTTTGGTTTTAACACTGTAGATAATGGGGTTCATCACAGGAGGTGCTAGAAGATAGACGTTGGCCATAATGACATGTACAAGTGGAGGGGCATGCTTGGCAAAGCGGTGAGTCATGGACAATCCCACCATGGGCACATAGAGCACAAAAACAGCCAAAATGTGAGACAGACAGTTATTGAGTGCCCGGAGACTTTCAACCTGGGAACCAATTCTCAGCACACTTCTCAGGATGAGTGCATAGGAGAACACAATGAGCAGGGGGTCCAGTGTAATAATGAGCAGAGCTACAACAAATCCATACCAATTATTGATAGTGGTGTCAGCACACACCAGGTGAATCATATCTTGATGGAGGCAGTAGGAATGAGAGAGATGTTTGGAGCCACAGAAGGGAAGCTGCTTCAACAGGAACAATCCTGGAAGAACCACCACAACACAGCGGCAAATGATGGCTATACCTATTCTGCTTATTACCCGGTTGGTGAGAATGGAGATATAACGGAGGGGGTGGCAGATGGCCACATAACGGTCAAAGGACATGGCCAACAACACAGAAGACTCCATAAAGGAGAATCCATGGAGGAAGAAGAACTGAGCAAAACAAGCCTCAAAGCTGATCTCTGAGGCACTGAACCAGAGGATCCCCATGACTGTAGGCAAAGTGGTGAGGGTAAGCCCCAGGTCTGTTAAGGCCAACATAGAGAGGAACAAGTACATGGGTTCATGTAGGGAGGGCTCTGCCCTGATGACAGCCAGTATGGTGGTATTGCCCATGATAGAGATAGTGTAGAGACAACAGAAGGGGATGGAAATCCAGGCGTGGAAAACCTCAAAGCCGGGGACGCCCGTGAGGATGAAGTAGAAGGGGACTTGAGTGGAGTTAGTAACCGAAAACATGACTGGAGGAGGCAGCCACAAGACCAGAGTTCCTTGCCAAATCTGTGAAAAGTGAAAAACATAAGGGTTTGAGTAAATCTTCTATGACCTCTTGAAATCACTATGGGATATATCATCAAGGAAGACCTAGGGAAAGGGAGATTGTTGGGAAATGAGTTAACAAAATTTTAACCTTTTTGCTTGTTTTAGCTCAGAGCTTGTCATCTCTTGTCAATCACTGAGTTGAGAGCATGAAGTGGTCTTTATTTTAACCCAAGTACTTGTTTACCTGTCCAGAAAGCAGTTACGCCTTTGTAGCAGGAATGTGTAGGAGTGTTTTATGGCTGTTGCAGTGAATAGCTGTGGAGAAGAGATTTCTGTAGGACATCCTTTGATGCCATGAGgctaggagaaaaagagagagttaAGACCAGTAAATACAAAAGGTAATCCCAACATACTTATTGACTCTTGAGCAAGCCAaaccacaaaagagaaaaatgaactgaggaaaaggaatggGGAAAGATAATGCCTGCCTTCAGAACCTAGGAGCCATGAGTAAGAACTTTTAGAGGCCACGTGGTTCAGGGACTATTTATTGGCAAAGGGACTAGAAGACGACTTTGCATAAGCCAAATGGGTAGAACTCTGGTACCCAGATATCTGTCAAAAGGACATATATTAGACGACCAGCCTAGGGTGCACTTTCTGCCAAAAGACTGCAATAATGAGTAGGAGCATCTCTTGGAACTGCCTCACAGGGTGGGATTAAGGCAAAATACCCTCTTGGTGCATAAAGCAATCTGACCTTTTTGATCATGCAGTAGTTTCTGTGAAAATCTTTAAGTTCATATTGATTGATATTTGGATAAACTACTTAAtcggtttttttccttttttttttttacattgctaTTTGGTAAAACTTCCTTATGCTTTCTCTAACCATGCAtttgaaaaacttaaaatatcttgCTATTTCTGCCTTCCACAAGAAAATGGAAATCAGTATTCAGGAATCCCAAAGTGACCAAGGGTCATCACAGGTGTTATCTTAACCACTATGAAGACTGGTAGATTGAGAAAGCAGAAAAGAATAGGAGGAAATCCTGGGCTGTATAAATCAGAATCCCTTCCTATTGACCCATCACTATGCTGCCTCTATACTGATGGCCTCAGAAATTCAGCAGCTTTTCCATCACTGAGAGACCCTTTCCTTGGTGCCCTTTCTCTCGAAATAACATTACCCACA
Coding sequences within:
- the LOC131408036 gene encoding olfactory receptor 51Q1-like, producing MFSVTNSTQVPFYFILTGVPGFEVFHAWISIPFCCLYTISIMGNTTILAVIRAEPSLHEPMYLFLSMLALTDLGLTLTTLPTVMGILWFSASEISFEACFAQFFFLHGFSFMESSVLLAMSFDRYVAICHPLRYISILTNRVISRIGIAIICRCVVVVLPGLFLLKQLPFCGSKHLSHSYCLHQDMIHLVCADTTINNWYGFVVALLIITLDPLLIVFSYALILRSVLRIGSQVESLRALNNCLSHILAVFVLYVPMVGLSMTHRFAKHAPPLVHVIMANVYLLAPPVMNPIIYSVKTKQIRRAIFHLFSHRQL